A stretch of DNA from Curtobacterium sp. MCBD17_035:
ACCGGTCGCGTCGGGGGTCGCCGTCCGGGGGGCGTCGGCGAGGACGCGGACGTCGCTCCGCTCGTGCGCGAGCGGAACTTCGCGGACCTCAGCGAACCGGCACCGCGCCGCGCTGCGACGGCTTCCGACCTGGCCGACGTCGAGGTCACGGACCTCAGCGTGCTGGTCCGGGCCGTCGGCGACGCGGCCATGGCGATCGGCGTCCCCGAGCAGCGCAAGCCGTGGCTCCCACCGTTGCCGTCGCTCGTGACCCTGGCCGACGTGGAGGCCGTGTCCGCGGCGACGGCGCCGCTCGCGGTGGCCTGGGGGCTCGAGGACCACCCGGACCGGCAGGAGCAGCGGCCCCTGGTGTTCGACCTCGACCAGGACGGCCACCTGTTCGTCATCGGCTCGCCGCGGAGCGGACGCAGTCAGGCGCTGCGGACCCTCGCCGGCGCGATGGCCCTGCGGCTCGGTGTCGGCGACGTGCACCTCTACGGCATCGACTGCGGCAACGGTGCCCTCCTGCCGATCGGCGCGCTCCCGCACTGCGGTGCAGTGGTGCAGCGACACGAGCCGGAACGTGTCGCGCGACTGTTGACCACCCTGCTCGGTCTCGTCCGGACGCGGCAGACGGCGTTCGCCCGCGACGGGTACGGGTCCATCGCGGAGCAGCGCGAGGCCGCGCCCGCAGCCGACGAGGTCCCCATGCCCCACGTCGTGGTCCTGCTCGACCAGTGGGAGGGCTTCATGTCCTCGCTGGCCGAGGTCGAGAACGGCGCACTGCACGACGCCGTCCAGACGCTCCTGCGCGAGGGCGTCGGCGTCGGCGTGCACCTCGTCGTCACCGGGGATCGGACGCTCACCGCCGGGCGCATGTCGAGCCAGGTCGAGCGGAAGCTCCTGCTCGCCCTGGCGGACCGCGGCGACTACGCGTACGAGGGCGTGAACGGCAAGAAGCTGCCCGAGATCATCCCGCCCGGCCGGGGGTTCCGCAACGCCACGGCCACCGAGACCCAGATCGCCGTGCTCCCCGGTGGCGCCACCGGGCGGGCGCAGGCCGACGCCCTCCGCGGGATCGGTGACGAGGTCCGAGCGTTGGTGGCCGCGGACGCGCCCCGGCCGGTCCGGGTCGACGCACTCCCGCGGGGGATCACGCGCTCCGAGGCGGTCCGGTACCTGCCGGTCGCCGATGCGCGCGCCGGGAGGATCGGGGTCGGTGTGGGCGGCGACGAGCTCCGCTTCCACACCCACGACTTCGTCGACGACACCGCGGTGTTCGTCGTCGCGGGGAGCGCTCGCTCAGGCAAGAGCACGACGTTGGTCGCGATGGCCCGACACGCCCTGGACACGGGCGGGAGCGTCGTCGCGGTCGTGCCGCGCGACTCACCGCTGCGCGCACTCGCGGCCGAGCACGCACGGTGCACCGTGTTCACCGATCCGGGACTCAGCGCGGACGACCTCGCCGCGGCGGTCGAAGGGGCGGAGGGCTTCACCCTCGTGCTCGTCGACGACGCGGAGCTGCTCAAGGAGACCGATGCCGAGCCGGTGTTCCGCGCGATCATGGCGTCGGAGCGGGGGCGCCGCGTCGGCCTCGTGCTCGGCGGTGACGTCGAGGGCGTGGCGAGCGGGTTCCGCGGCTGGCAGGTGGACGCCAAGAAGGCACGACGAGGCCTGCTCCTCGCCCCGCTGAGCACCGTCGACGGCGACCTGATCGGTGCCCGCCTGACCAAGAGCGCGATCGGTCAGGACCGCACGCCCGGGCGGGGGTTGCTGCACGACGCGGACGGCGTCCTCCGGGTCGTGCAGGTGCCGGAGGGCGACTGATCGGGTGCGCGCCGTCAGTCGAGCGGTGTCTCGGGCACGAGCGCGGTCGCCGGTTCGGTGCGGAGCACGTGACCCCCGAAGACGACGACGTCGTCCGGGCGGATCGTGGTGCGCTGGCCGCGCGAGAGCATCGTGGAGGGGAACCCCGGGCGGTGCAGCTCGGCGCCGTTGGCGGAGTCGGCGTCGAGGACCCAGAACGAGCCCTCGGCCCCGAACCCGAATGCCAGGTGGGTCCGGCTGAGCAACCGATCCGGGTCGTCGAGCGTGATCCGGTGCGCGGTGTCGTCGTCGATCCCGGCGGCACGGAGCGACGGGTCGCGTCCGAGGACCCCGGGGCCACGCACGAGCACGCGTCGGTCGTCGTCGAGCACGAGGACGACGGCAGCGGCGGGCCGCGCCGGCGCCGTGGCGTCGGTGGCCGCGGTGTGCCCGAGCGGCCGCTCCGGGAGCACCGCGAGGAGGTCCCGCACCCGTCCCGCACTCGCCCGCGGCGCGGGCGGTGGCGTCGTCACGACCCGTGCGAGTCGGCCGTCCGCGGCCATGCGCGTGACGTCGTCGGGCGCGACCCGTTCGGGCACGACGGTGACCTGACGACGACGGCGACGGAACCGGAGGCGCATCACCGCGCCTCCCGATCCGTGGCACCGCTCGCGCCCGCGTCGATGAGCTCGAACGTGTCCGTCACCGCCTCGAAGAGGTCGAACAGCGCCTCGGCGAGGTCCACCGCGGGTGAGGCGACGCTGACGAGTGCCACCTGGTCGTCCATCGGCACGAACGTCTGCATCGTCGCGACGGGGAACGACCGCTGCCCGGACGGATCGACGATCCGGCTGATGCCCCAGGTCCGCGGGACCCGGCCGACGCGGGGGAGGTCGTGGAGGTCGACGTGCGCGCGCGCAGCCTCGTCGTCACCGCTGTCCCGATCGGCCAGCATGGCGACCCGGTCGGTCAGCGCCGTGAGCGGATCGTCGTCCCCGCCGGGCGCCGGGAGCATGCTGACCGTCAGCGCACCGGACACGATCCCGTCGTCGCTCGGTTCCGCGAACGCGGCGCAGTACCGCGCGCCGGAGTCCCAGGCGGACCGGGCGAACCGTCGGAGGATCCGGACGATCTCGGTGCGGTGCTCCCGCAGGGTCGGCTGGTCCCCGACCCGTTCCTGCACGAGGGCGCTGATCGCGTCGTCGCGGTGCTCGGGTCGGACCGGCAGCTCGAACCAGGTCCGCGGCACGGTGATGGCGAAGTGGTCGGCCCCCATGCCGACCACCGTAGCGGCTGACGCTCAGCGCCTGGCGCTCAGCGGCCGAGGCTCAGCGCCTGACGCTCAGCGGCCGAGGCTCAGCGCCTGGCGCTCAGCGGCCGACGACGGTGGTGCGGCGTGCGGCCGCCCGTCGGAGCGACCGCAGGAGCACCCGGAACGGGAGGCGCCGCACCGGTCCCGGGACCGCCGCCACGACCCGGCGCAGCACGGCGACGGTGCGGTCGTACCGGCGTTGCTCGGAGCCTCCCCACGCGAACCCGTACGCCGTCCGCAGGTCGGGGGGCAGCATCCCGACGGTGACGATCCGCGCGATCGGCATGAGCGCGCGGATCCAGACGGGCGCGAAGCGCGGGTGGAGCAGGTCGCGGACCACCCCGCGTGCTTCGTCGGTCACGCGGAGCGCCGCGGAGGTCCGGCGCCAGTACGCGTCGAAGGCCGCGGGCGTCGAGGGCCACCGGCCCGCGGGGACCCGGAGCGCGCCGCCGAGCGGCTCGTACGCGGTGAGCACGGCGGCGGCCAGCGCCGGGTCGACCGGACCGCGGAGCAGCTCGTGCATGCGGAGCGCCGACTCGTACAGGGTCGCGGCGACCCAGAGCTGGTGGTCCGGGTCGTCGGCGCCCTGCACGGGTCGGTGGGCGTGCTCGACGAACGCGGCTGCGGCGCGGGCGTCGGCGGGCGAACCGAGCACGACCGCGTAGACGTACTGCAGCGTGTGCACGAGCCGCTGCTGCGGTCGGTGCGCGAAGTCACTGTGCCGGGCGACACCGGCCGCGACGACCGGGTCCGCGATCTGCAGCAGGATCGCCCGGCCGCCCGCCATGACGAGCGAGCCGTCCGCCGCGAACCGGCGGACGGCGGGGGAGACGGTCGTCAGAGCGACCGGTACTCGTCGTTGCCGAAGTCGACGCCCTGGGACTCGGGCTCGTCCTCGCCGTCGTTCTCCCAGAGGATCGGTTCGCCCTCGCGCGGGGCACCGCCGGTCGGTCCGTTCGCCGTGCCGTCGCCCGGTTCCGGATCAACGGTCTCGCCGGCGACGGCGTCGTTCGTGACGGTCTCGATGGACTCCTGGATCGCGTCCGGGTCCTCGTCGAACGCGACCTGGTCGTCGGTCGTCGTCTGCTCGCGGAGCTCGGTGGCGTCGTCGTCCGGTCCGATGGCGGGGTCGCTCATGGGGTCCTCCCGTGGTGCTGATGGCGGGGACGGCCGTGGTGCCGTCCCCGTTCGTTCGTACTCGGTCCGGCCGGGGTGTGCCTCCGGACGGTGGCCGGCGTCGCTCCGCGCCGGGTGTCCGGAGCGGGGTGGTCGGCGTCAGGCCGTGACGAAGTGCGTCTCGCCGCCGGTCAGGTGCAGCTGCTCGGCGAGGCCCTTCTCGTCGGTCGCGCCCCAGCGCTCGACGATCTTGCAGTCCTCGAACCGCGCGGTCTGCAGCCCCCGGACGCGGAAGGTCCGGCCGGTGGGCGCGTGGCCCTGGAACTCGCCGCTGTGCGTGCCGGTGATCGTGAACACGACCGAGACGGAGTCGTCGTCCGCGACGAGCGTCTCGGGCTGCAGGGCGACGTCCGGGAACGCGGTCGTGAACTCCTGCCAGAAGGCGACGATGCCCGCCAGGCCCGGAGCGGCGCCCGGCGCCGGGTCGTGGTCGACGACGTCCTCGGCCCACACCTCGCCGAACCGGTCGAACGCACGCTGCTGGAGCAGTTCGCCGAGGTGCTGCTGGGCCTTCGTGTTGACGTCCTTGCTCATGGTGACTCCTGTCGTCGGGTCGGCGCGGGCGCGCCGCTGGGCCACCGCGTCGGGTGACGATTCCTGGGTACCCGCACCGGGCCTCCCGGCCCCGGCATCCGGAGGTGCCGCACAGGCAACGCCGTGGCGACGCGTCGGACCGCGACCCGCCACGCGGTGTTCACCGGGCGGTCACCTGCGCGACGCCCGCGTGGGCCACGCTGCTCTGGCTCGGGGGAGTGGAGCGCGGCCGCCGACGGGTGGTCGAGCGGCCGCGCCTTCCCCCGACCGAGCGGGACGTCGGGACCGGGACGGGGGCAGGCGTCAGACGGTCCGCAGGAGGCCCCGCTCGCGCACCGCGTCGATCGACAGCACGCGGTACCCGACCGACTCGAAGAACACGGTGATCCGGTCCTCCTCGGTGCTCATGACGGTCCCGTGACCCCACTCGTCGTGCTCGACCTCGGAGTCCGGCGGGTACGCGGCGTCGTTCGAGCCGTCCGCCGCGTGGGCGTCCTGCGCGTACGCCGAGCCGGAGGTGCACGTGTCGCAGTTGCCGCAGGGCTGGGGCAGCTCGTCGCCGAAGTAGCCGAGCAGGAACTGGCGTCGGCAACCGAGGGTCTCGGCGTACTGCCGCATCATCGCGATGCGGGACTCCTCGATCCGTTCACGGTCCTCGGCGCGGGCGACCGCGGCGTCGGCGGCGGCGTCGGCGTCCCGCGCGGCGTCGTCGTCGGTGCGGACGAGGCCGTCCTCGGTCTCCTCGAGTGCCCCGCCCTCGACGAGCGCGTTCGCGTAGCGGCCGAGGGACCGCGTCGGCACCTCCGCCGCCTCGGCGAGTTCGGGACGACGGATCGCACCGTCGTCGGGCACGGCGTCGAACACCGTGCGGAGCGTCGCCTTGGCGGGCGTCCCGGACGCGAAGAACCGGCGTAGCCCGAGGTCCTCGGCCCGGTAGTGGAGGGTCGTGGTCGCCGGGTCACCGTCGCGTCCGGCCCGACCGATCTCCTGGTAGTACGCATCGATGGACTCCGGCACGTCGGCGTGCACGACGAACCGGACGTTCGGGTTGTCGATGCCCATGCCGAACGCGTTGGTCGCGACGACGACGTCGAGCGTGCCGGCGTGGAACGCCTCGTGCACCTCCTGCCGCTCCGACGCGCGCATGCCCGCGTGGTACGCCCGGGCCGTGCGCCCGCGGCGCGCGAGCTCGTCGGCGTACCACGCGGTCTCCTTGCGGGTCGCCACGTACAGCAGGCCGGGGACCGGGAGGGACACCACCTGCTCCACGACGGCGGCCCGCTTGCCGTCGTCGTCGCTGTGGCGCACGACCTCGAGGCGGATGTTGGGCCGGTCGAACCCGCGGCTCAGCTCGAGCGGGTCGCGCATGGCGAGACGCTCGACGATCTCGGCGCGGACGGGACCCGAGCCGGTCGCGGTCATCGCGAGGACCGTCGGGTGGCCGAGCCGCTCGACGACCTCGCCGAGCACGAGGTAGTCGGGGCGGAAGTCGTGGCCCCAGCTCGAGACGCAGTGGGCCTCGTCGACGACGAACAGGCCCACGCCCAGGCCGACCAGCCGCTCGATGGTCTCGTCCTTCGCGAGCTGCTCGGGCGCGAGGAACACGTACTCGGCGTCCCCGCTCGCCAGGTCGGCCCACGCCTGCTCGACCTCGTGCGCCGGCTTCGTCGAGTTGATGGCCACCGCACGGGGCACGCCGAACTGCTCCCGTGCCTCCAGGCTGGCGACCTGGTCGTCCTGGAGCGCGATGAGCGGCGACACGACGACGGTCGGGCCGGGCACGAGGACGCCGGCGATCTGGTAGATGCCGGACTTGCCGTAGCCGGTCGGCATGACGACGAGCGTGTCACGCCCCCGCACCACGGCCTCGATCGCCTCGTCCTGCCCGGTGCGGAGGCTGGGCCAGCCGAACACGTCACGCGCTGCCGTGCTGGCGCGTCCGCGGATGTCCTCGTCCATGACGGACAACGATGTCCGGACCCTGCTCGGAGGGACCCCAGTGGTCGGGGTACGTCGATGCGCCGACGGGGTACATCCACCCCTGAGCGCTAGGCTGGCCGCGGCCGTTGTCTCGACATCGAGCGACCTCGACGTCGAGTGCGACCGTCCGACCAGCGCCGACGCACGACGACGGCGCTGCCCGAAGACGCACATCGCGGTGAGGAAGAACAGCGTGGATCTTTTCGAGTACCAAGCCAGGGACCTCTTCGAGTCCTCCGGCGTCCCCGTCCTGCAGGGCATCATCGCCGACACCCCCGACGAGGCCCGCGCGGCGGCCGAGCGCATCGGTGGGGTCGTCGTGGTGAAGGCGCAGGTCAAGGTCGGCGGGCGTGGCAAGGCCGGTGGGGTCAAGGTCGCGAAGACCCCCGACGAGGCGTACGAGGCCGCGCAGGCCATCCTCGGGCTCGACATCAAGGGCCACACCGTGCACCGCGTCATGGTGGCGCAGGGCGCGCAGATCGCCGAGGAGTTCTACTTCTCCGTGCTGCTCGACCGCGCGAACCGCTCGTACCTGTCGCTCGTCAGCGTCGAGGGCGGCATGGAGATCGAGCAGCTCGCGGTCGAGAAGCCCGAGGCACTCGCCCGCGTCGAGGTCAACCCGCTCACCGGGATCAACGACGCCGAGGCCGAGCAGATCGCACGCCAGGCCGGGTTCCCCGAGGGCCTGATCCCCGCGGTCGTGCCCGTGTTCGTCGCGCTCTACGGCGTGTTCCAGGGCGAGGACGCGACGCTCGTCGAGGTCAACCCGCTCGTCCGCACCGAGGACGGCCAGATCCTCGCGCTCGACGGCAAGGTGTCGCTCGACGACAACGCGGACTTCCGGCACGAGGGTCACGCCGCGCTCGAGGACAGCGCCTCGGCCGACCCGCTCGAGGCGAAGGCCGGGGCGCACGGCCTCAACTACGTCAAGCTCGACGGCGAGGTCGGCGTGATCGGCAACGGAGCCGGGCTCGTCATGTCGACGCTCGACGTCGTCGCGTACGCGGGGGAGCGCCACGGCGGCGTCAAGCCCGCGAACTTCCTCGACATCGGCGGCGGCGCCTCGGCGGAGGTCATGGCCAACGGCCTCGACGTGATCCTCGGGGACCCGCAGGTGAAGAGCGTCTTCGTCAACGTCTTCGGCGGGATCACCGCGTGCGACGCCGTCGCGAACGGCATCGTCGCCGCGCTCGGGATCCTCGGCGACGCGGCCACGAAGCCGATCGTCGTGCGGCTCGACGGCAACAACGTGGACGAGGGCCGGCGCATCCTCGCCGAGGCGGCACACCCGCTCGTCACCGTCGTGGCGACCATGGACGACGCGGCCGAGAAGGCCGCCGAACTCGCCGCGGCCGCGGCCTAGAAGGGACCAGCACCATGTCCATCTTCCTCGACAAGGACTCGAAGGTCATCGTCCAGGGCATCACCGGCGGCGAGGGCACGAAGCACACCGCGCTCATGCTCAAGGCCGGGACGAAGGTCGTCGGCGGCGTGAACGCGCGCAAGGCCGGCACGACGGTCACACACGGCGACGTCACCCTGCCCGTGTTCGGCTCGGTGACCGAGGCCATCCAGGAGACCGGAGCGGACACGTCGATCGTGTTCGTCCCGCCGGCCTTCGCGAAGGACGCCGTGATGGAGGCCATCGACGCCGAGATCCCCCTCGTCGTCGTCATCACCGAGGGCATCCCGGTGCAGGACGCGGCGGAGTTCTGGGCACACGCGAAGGCGCTCGGCGGGAAGACCCGGATCATCGGGCCGAACTGCCCCGGCATCATCACGCCGGGCGAGTCCCTCGTCGGCATCACCCCCGCGAACATCACGGGCAAGGGGCCGATCGGCCTCGTGTCGAAGTCGGGCACGCTGACCTACCAGATGATGTACGAGCTCCGGGACCTGGGGTTCTCCACCGCGATCGGCATCGGCGGCGACCCGGTCATCGGCACGACGCACATCGACGCGCTCGCCGCGTTCGAGGCCGACCCCGAGACGACCGCGATCGTCATGATCGGCGAGATCGGCGGCGACGCCGAGGAACGCGCGGCCGACTTCATCAAGGCCAACGTCACGAAGCCGGTGGTGGGCTATGTCGCCGGGTTCACGGCGCCGGAGGGCAAGACCATGGGGCACGCGGGGGCGATCGTGTCCGGCTCGGCCGGCACGGCCGAGGCGAAGAAGGCGGCGCTCGAGGCCGCCGGGGTCCGCGTCGGCAAGACCCCGAGCGAGACCGCGGCCCTGCTGCGGGAGGCAGTCGCCGCACTCGGCTGAGTGTCGCCCGGCCCGCCGCGCGCCGACCCGGTGTGCGGCGGGCCCTCCCGTATCCTCGTCCGCGATGAACCGCCCGGGCACCGCTCTCTTCGCCGCCGTCGAGGCCGTCGTGACGGTCGCCGTCGGCGTCGGGATCGCCCTCGTGCCGCTGACGCTCCTCTGGGGCATCGAGTACGGCCTGCAGGTCCCGTGGCTCGCGTTCTGGCGGGCGGCGGGGAGCGTCTGGCTGATCGGCCACGGCGTCGACGTCACCTTCGTGCTCGACGCCGCCACCGCCAAGGCGACCGGCCTCAGCGGCGCCGACGCGCCCATCGTCCTGACGATCGCGGCGCTCGGGTTCGCGGTGATCACCGCGTGGCTCGGCGCACGCGCCGGTCGACGCCTCGCCGAGACCGAACACCGCGTGACCGGCAGCATCGCCGGCATCGTCGTCGTCGCCGCGTTGGCGCTCGCCGTCGCGCTGTCGACCGTCAGCGTCGCGGCTCGTCCCTCGATCTGGCAGTCGGTCCTGCTGCCGACCCTCTGGTACGCCGTGCCGCTGCTCGTGGCGGCCGAGGTCGCCCGACGCCGCCGGGGCGCCGATCCCGACCCCGCGACCGCCGCGGTGCTCGACGCCGTCGACCGGATCCCGGGCCCGTGGCGTTCCGTGACCGACGTGGCGCTGCGCGGCGGTCTCGGCGTCGTGGCGGTGCTCGTGACCGCGGCGGCCCTGCTCGTCGCCCTGCTCGTGCTCGGGTCGTACGCCCAGGTCATCACGCTCTACGAGCAGTCGCACGCGGGACTCGTCGGCGGCCTCGCGATCACGGTCGGTGAACTCGCGTTCCTGCCCGACCTCGTCGGCTGGGCGATGGCGTGGATCGTCGGCCCCGGGTTCGCGATCGGCACCGGGTCGGACGTCTCGCCGATCGGCACGACCCTCGGCCCGATCCCGGGCATCCCCGTCCTCGGCGCGCTGCCCACCGGAGGACACACGTTCGGCCTGCTGTCCGTGCTGGTGCCCGCCGTCGGGGCGTTCCTCGTCGCCGCGCTGCTCCGCCCGCGGCTCGTCCGCGCCCTCGCGGAGGGGAACACGGCCGGACGTCGCGCCATCGCCGGCGTCGGCATCGGCGTGGTGGCGGGGCTGGCGACGGGACTCGCCGCGTGGCTGACCGCCGGGTCCCTCGGCCCCGGACGACTCGTCACCGTCGGGCCGTCCCCCGTCGCCGTCGGGGCACTCGCCGCGCTCGAGGCCGGTGTGCCGGCGGTCCTCGCGCTCGCGGTCGGCAGCGACCTGGTGCGGTGGCCGGAGCGCGACTCCTGGCTGCCCCGCCGTGAACGCTGGCGCGACGACGATGCGGAGGCGGCCGCCCCGCTCCCCGTGGACACCATCACCGAGGACGACGACGGCGGGTTCCTCGGCGCGCTCGACCGGGCCGGGGCGGCGGACACGACGACGGTGGGCGGCCGCACCGGTGGCCACTCCCGGTTCCGCCTGACGGGACGCAGCGGTGCGACGATCGCGCACCCCGAGCAGCCGACCGAGCCGGTGTCCGACGGGGACCCGGAGGTCGTCCGCGAGCTCGAGCGCGAGCGCGAGCGGGAACGCGAGGCCGCGCTGCCCCAGCTCCCGCTCGGATGGGCGGCCCGGCCGTCCGGGCACGCTGAGACGAGAGGGTCCGACGGCGCCGAGTCGACGTCCCCCGAAGCGGTCGGCGGCGAGGCCGACCAGTGGGACACCGACGTCGTCGACGAGATCCCCGAGCACGAGCTCCCGTGGTGGCGTCGGCCCAAGGGCGACGCCGGCCGCTGAACGACACCCGCGGCGACGCCGCCCGCTGAACGACACCCGGTAGGCTGGCGACCGTGCTCGAACTGGTGGTGCTGATCTCCGGTGCCGGATCGAACCTCCGCGCGCTGCTCGACGCCGCACGGGACGCCGAGTACCCCGCACGGGTCGTCGCGATCGGTGCGGATCGTGACGCCGAGGGGCTCGACCTCGGCGAGGAGTACGGCATCCCGACCTTCACGGTCCCCTTCACGGCGTTCGCGACCCGGCAGGAGTGGGGCGCCGCCCTGGCCGAGCAGATCCGCCCGTGGACGCCCGACCTGCTCGTGCTCTCGGGGTTCATGCGGCTGCTCCCGCACGACGTCGTCGCCGAGTTCAGCCCCGCGATCGTCAACACCCACCCCGCCCACCTGCCCGAGTTCCCCGGCGCGCACGCCGTGCGGGACGCCCTCGTCGCGGGCGTGCGGGAGACGGGCGCGAGCGTCATCCTCGTCGACGACGGCGTCGACAGCGGCCCGATCATCG
This window harbors:
- a CDS encoding FHA domain-containing protein — its product is MRLRFRRRRRQVTVVPERVAPDDVTRMAADGRLARVVTTPPPAPRASAGRVRDLLAVLPERPLGHTAATDATAPARPAAAVVLVLDDDRRVLVRGPGVLGRDPSLRAAGIDDDTAHRITLDDPDRLLSRTHLAFGFGAEGSFWVLDADSANGAELHRPGFPSTMLSRGQRTTIRPDDVVVFGGHVLRTEPATALVPETPLD
- a CDS encoding oxygenase MpaB family protein translates to MGERRRGRARVPGRRLRQRRVPVALTTVSPAVRRFAADGSLVMAGGRAILLQIADPVVAAGVARHSDFAHRPQQRLVHTLQYVYAVVLGSPADARAAAAFVEHAHRPVQGADDPDHQLWVAATLYESALRMHELLRGPVDPALAAAVLTAYEPLGGALRVPAGRWPSTPAAFDAYWRRTSAALRVTDEARGVVRDLLHPRFAPVWIRALMPIARIVTVGMLPPDLRTAYGFAWGGSEQRRYDRTVAVLRRVVAAVPGPVRRLPFRVLLRSLRRAAARRTTVVGR
- a CDS encoding ester cyclase; this translates as MSKDVNTKAQQHLGELLQQRAFDRFGEVWAEDVVDHDPAPGAAPGLAGIVAFWQEFTTAFPDVALQPETLVADDDSVSVVFTITGTHSGEFQGHAPTGRTFRVRGLQTARFEDCKIVERWGATDEKGLAEQLHLTGGETHFVTA
- a CDS encoding RecQ family ATP-dependent DNA helicase, which codes for MDEDIRGRASTAARDVFGWPSLRTGQDEAIEAVVRGRDTLVVMPTGYGKSGIYQIAGVLVPGPTVVVSPLIALQDDQVASLEAREQFGVPRAVAINSTKPAHEVEQAWADLASGDAEYVFLAPEQLAKDETIERLVGLGVGLFVVDEAHCVSSWGHDFRPDYLVLGEVVERLGHPTVLAMTATGSGPVRAEIVERLAMRDPLELSRGFDRPNIRLEVVRHSDDDGKRAAVVEQVVSLPVPGLLYVATRKETAWYADELARRGRTARAYHAGMRASERQEVHEAFHAGTLDVVVATNAFGMGIDNPNVRFVVHADVPESIDAYYQEIGRAGRDGDPATTTLHYRAEDLGLRRFFASGTPAKATLRTVFDAVPDDGAIRRPELAEAAEVPTRSLGRYANALVEGGALEETEDGLVRTDDDAARDADAAADAAVARAEDRERIEESRIAMMRQYAETLGCRRQFLLGYFGDELPQPCGNCDTCTSGSAYAQDAHAADGSNDAAYPPDSEVEHDEWGHGTVMSTEEDRITVFFESVGYRVLSIDAVRERGLLRTV
- the sucC gene encoding ADP-forming succinate--CoA ligase subunit beta, producing the protein MDLFEYQARDLFESSGVPVLQGIIADTPDEARAAAERIGGVVVVKAQVKVGGRGKAGGVKVAKTPDEAYEAAQAILGLDIKGHTVHRVMVAQGAQIAEEFYFSVLLDRANRSYLSLVSVEGGMEIEQLAVEKPEALARVEVNPLTGINDAEAEQIARQAGFPEGLIPAVVPVFVALYGVFQGEDATLVEVNPLVRTEDGQILALDGKVSLDDNADFRHEGHAALEDSASADPLEAKAGAHGLNYVKLDGEVGVIGNGAGLVMSTLDVVAYAGERHGGVKPANFLDIGGGASAEVMANGLDVILGDPQVKSVFVNVFGGITACDAVANGIVAALGILGDAATKPIVVRLDGNNVDEGRRILAEAAHPLVTVVATMDDAAEKAAELAAAAA
- the sucD gene encoding succinate--CoA ligase subunit alpha, which produces MSIFLDKDSKVIVQGITGGEGTKHTALMLKAGTKVVGGVNARKAGTTVTHGDVTLPVFGSVTEAIQETGADTSIVFVPPAFAKDAVMEAIDAEIPLVVVITEGIPVQDAAEFWAHAKALGGKTRIIGPNCPGIITPGESLVGITPANITGKGPIGLVSKSGTLTYQMMYELRDLGFSTAIGIGGDPVIGTTHIDALAAFEADPETTAIVMIGEIGGDAEERAADFIKANVTKPVVGYVAGFTAPEGKTMGHAGAIVSGSAGTAEAKKAALEAAGVRVGKTPSETAALLREAVAALG
- a CDS encoding DUF6350 family protein, which codes for MNRPGTALFAAVEAVVTVAVGVGIALVPLTLLWGIEYGLQVPWLAFWRAAGSVWLIGHGVDVTFVLDAATAKATGLSGADAPIVLTIAALGFAVITAWLGARAGRRLAETEHRVTGSIAGIVVVAALALAVALSTVSVAARPSIWQSVLLPTLWYAVPLLVAAEVARRRRGADPDPATAAVLDAVDRIPGPWRSVTDVALRGGLGVVAVLVTAAALLVALLVLGSYAQVITLYEQSHAGLVGGLAITVGELAFLPDLVGWAMAWIVGPGFAIGTGSDVSPIGTTLGPIPGIPVLGALPTGGHTFGLLSVLVPAVGAFLVAALLRPRLVRALAEGNTAGRRAIAGVGIGVVAGLATGLAAWLTAGSLGPGRLVTVGPSPVAVGALAALEAGVPAVLALAVGSDLVRWPERDSWLPRRERWRDDDAEAAAPLPVDTITEDDDGGFLGALDRAGAADTTTVGGRTGGHSRFRLTGRSGATIAHPEQPTEPVSDGDPEVVRELEREREREREAALPQLPLGWAARPSGHAETRGSDGAESTSPEAVGGEADQWDTDVVDEIPEHELPWWRRPKGDAGR
- the purN gene encoding phosphoribosylglycinamide formyltransferase; the encoded protein is MLELVVLISGAGSNLRALLDAARDAEYPARVVAIGADRDAEGLDLGEEYGIPTFTVPFTAFATRQEWGAALAEQIRPWTPDLLVLSGFMRLLPHDVVAEFSPAIVNTHPAHLPEFPGAHAVRDALVAGVRETGASVILVDDGVDSGPIIVQERIPVEPDDSESTLHDRIKHVERRLLIQTVLDIANGTVDLKELARA